The Apteryx mantelli isolate bAptMan1 unplaced genomic scaffold, bAptMan1.hap1 HAP1_SCAFFOLD_175, whole genome shotgun sequence genome contains a region encoding:
- the LOC136995913 gene encoding undifferentiated embryonic cell transcription factor 1-like codes for MPAQRASSWPEEHTRVLVSLWRAYSREHDFSRSTKNIHHYEAIARRLAAVGIQRTGAQCRDRIKHLKQLYRKARLAADGAALCPCFAELEQALGPVSPPPVSPPGAAAGPRGRAEPPPPPPPEPPAPPPAAISPLLFKGEAEEGGAAMEPQPGASSYEDPGSPPGALSQRTVRLRGKRKRAVDDMVAEMQRRGEEHKELQRARLAQEERLVERFLEQEKSQREQDRLLLERLFKMVLSRPQHVCLCQRPGLD; via the exons ATGCCGGCTCAGCGCGCTtccagctggcccgaggagcacACGCGGGTGCTGGTGTCGCTGTGGCGGGCGTACTCGCGCGAGCACGACTTCAGCCGCAGCACCAAGAACATCCACCACTACGAGGCcatcgcccgccgcctcgccgccgtcGGTATCCAGCGCACCGGCGCCCAGTGCCGCGACCGCATCAAGCACCTCAAGCAGCTCTACCGCAAGGCGCGGCTCGCCGCCGACGGCGCCGCCCTCTGCCCCTGCTTCGCCGAGCTCGAGCAGGCCCTGGGGCCGGTGTCGCCGCCGCCGGTGTCGCCTCCCGGTGCCGCTGctgggccccgcggccgggccgaaccgccgccgccgccgccgcccgaaccgcccgcgccgcctcccgccgccatTTCGCCGCTGCTTTTCAAGGGCGAAGCCGAGGAAGGCGGCGCCGCCATGGAGCCGCAGCCCG GGGCGTCGAGCTACGAGGACCCCGGCAGCCCGCCGGGCGCCCTGAGCCAACGGACGGTGCGGCTGCGGGGCAAGCGGAAGCGAGCCGTGGACGACATGGTGGCGGAGATGCAGCGGCGCGGCGAGGAGCACAAGGAGCTCCAGCGGGCCCGCCTGGCGCAGGAGGAACGTCTCGTCGAGCGCTtcctggagcaggagaagagccAGCGGGAGCAGGACCGGCTCCTCCTCGAGCGCCTCTTCAAGATGGTCCTCAGCCGGCCTCAACACGTCTGCCTCTGCCAGAGGCCCGGTTTGGATTAG